CCGCTGCTTCGCCGAGCGCGGCTTCCACGGCACGACCACGCGCCGCATCGCCGAGGCGGTGGGCATCACCGAGGCGGCGCTGTACCGCTACTTCGCGAGCAAGGACGCGCTCTACGACGCGATCGTGGAGCGCAAGCTCCGCTCGCCCTCGCTCGTCGATGCCGTGCGCGCGGATGCGGCGCGACGCGACGACGACGCCGTCTTCCGCGGGCTCGCGCGCGCGATCCTCGAGGCGGGCACGGGCGACCCCGACTTCGTGCGGCTGATGTTCTTCACCGGCCTCGAGTCGCACGCGCTCGCGACGCCGCTCTACGTCGGGCGCATCGAGCCCGTGCGCGCGTTCGTCACGAGCTACGTGCGGTCGCGCATCGAGGAGGGCGCGTTCCGCGCGATCGATCCGATGCTCGGTGCGCGCGCGTTCCTCGGGATGATCTGGGACTACCTGAACGTCCGCGTCGTCCACGGACAGGCCGAGGTGTATCCGCAGGGCCTCGACGAGGTCGTCGACACCTTCGTCGACCTGTTCCTCGCGGGCATCGCGATGGGTCGCGACGACGGCGGCGCGGCCCCGCGCGTGGGCGGCGGCGCGGCCGCCTCGGCGGACACGGGCGGCGCGGCCGCCGGAAGGGAAGAAGGCTCGTGACTCCGGCTCGGCGCTTCGCGCTCTCGCTCCGCGGCGGCAAGCCCGGCACGTGGATCAGCATCGTCGCGCTCGTCGTCGCCATCGCGGCGGGCGCGTTCGAGTACCACCGCCGCTCCGGCTTCGAGCGCACCGACGACGCGTTCGTCGAGGGCACGCTCGGACGTCTCGCGCCCGAGGTGTCGGGGCGCATCGTCGAGATCCTCGTCGACGAGCACGAGGCGGTGGCGGCCGGCGACGTGCTCGTGCGGCTCGACCGCGCGGATTTCGTCGCGCGCCTCGACCGCGCGCGCGCCGATCTCGACGCCGCGCGCAACCGGATCGAGGCCTCGCAGGCCTCGGCGGCCTCGTCCGAGGCCGGGGCGAAGGCGGCGCGCGTCGAGGTGTGGCGCGCGGGGCGCGAGCTCGCGCGCGTCGAGCAGCTCGTGCGGAGTGCGGCCGCGAGCGCGCAGCAGCTCGACGCGGCGCGCGCCGCGAACGACGCGGCCGTCGCGCGCGTGCGCGCGCTCGAGCTGCAGGCGAAGGCCGAGCGCGAGGTCGTCGCGAACGAGGCGCCGCTCCGCCAGGCCGAGGCGGCGCTGCGCGAGGCCGAGCTCGCGCTCGCCCGCACCGAGGTGCGCGCGCCCTTCGACGGCGTCGTCGGCCGCAAGAGCGCGCACGAGGGCGACATCGTGCGCGAGGGGCAGCCGCTGATGGCCCTGCGCCGCAGCGAGGCGAGCTGGATCGTCGCGAACTTCAAGGAGACGCAGCTGCGGCGCATGCGCGTCGGCGCGCCGGCCGACGTGCGCGTCGACGCCTTCCCCGCCTTCACGTGGCACGGCCACGTCGAGTCCTTCTCGCCCGCGAGCGGTGCGAAGTACGCGCTCATCCCGCCGGAGCCGGCGTCGGGCAACTTCACGAAGGTCGTGCAGCGCGTGCCCGTGAAGATCGTGCTCGACGAGGTCGAGAACGACGAGGGTCGCGCGCCCGTCGCGAGCGCGACCGACGCCCCCGTGCTCGCGCTCGGCCTCTCCGCCGAGGTGGCGGTCGATGTCCGCTGACGGAGCGGCGCTGCCCTCCCTCACGTCGGAGGAGGACTACCGGCTCGACCTGCGCCGCATCCTGATCGTCTTCTCGACGATGCTCGCCGTGCTGCTCGAGATCATCGACACGAGCATCGTGAACGTCGCGATCCCGTCGATGATGGGGAACCTCGGCGCGACGCTCGA
This Myxococcota bacterium DNA region includes the following protein-coding sequences:
- a CDS encoding HlyD family secretion protein → MTPARRFALSLRGGKPGTWISIVALVVAIAAGAFEYHRRSGFERTDDAFVEGTLGRLAPEVSGRIVEILVDEHEAVAAGDVLVRLDRADFVARLDRARADLDAARNRIEASQASAASSEAGAKAARVEVWRAGRELARVEQLVRSAAASAQQLDAARAANDAAVARVRALELQAKAEREVVANEAPLRQAEAALREAELALARTEVRAPFDGVVGRKSAHEGDIVREGQPLMALRRSEASWIVANFKETQLRRMRVGAPADVRVDAFPAFTWHGHVESFSPASGAKYALIPPEPASGNFTKVVQRVPVKIVLDEVENDEGRAPVASATDAPVLALGLSAEVAVDVR
- a CDS encoding TetR/AcrR family transcriptional regulator, with translation MSETPEPAAPPARDARRARRRPTADERREEIVSAAIRCFAERGFHGTTTRRIAEAVGITEAALYRYFASKDALYDAIVERKLRSPSLVDAVRADAARRDDDAVFRGLARAILEAGTGDPDFVRLMFFTGLESHALATPLYVGRIEPVRAFVTSYVRSRIEEGAFRAIDPMLGARAFLGMIWDYLNVRVVHGQAEVYPQGLDEVVDTFVDLFLAGIAMGRDDGGAAPRVGGGAAASADTGGAAAGREEGS